From Staphylococcus sp. M0911, a single genomic window includes:
- the putP gene encoding sodium/proline symporter PutP translates to MLYLGTALNQQVDANWQTYIMIAIYFIILLIIGFYGYKQATGNLSEFMLGGRNIGPYITALSAGASDMSGWMIMGLPGSVYSTGLSAIWITIGLTLGAYINYWVVAPRLRVYTEIAGDAITLPDFFKNRLNDQRNIIKIISGLIIVIFFTLYTHSGFVSGGKLFESAFGLDYHFGLILVAVIVIFYTFFGGYLAVSITDFFQGVIMLIAMVMVPIVAMMQLNGLDTFSEVAAMKPTNMDLFRGTTLIGIISLFSWGLGYFGQPHIIVRFMSIKSHKLLPKARRLGISWMTIGLLGAVCVGLTGIAFISERHIKMEDPETLFIIMSQILFHPLVGGFLLAAILAAIMSTISSQLLVTSSSLTEDFYKLIRGEEKAATHQKEFVMVGRLSVLVVAIVAIAIAWHPNDTILNLVGNAWAGFGASFSPLVLFSLYWKGLTRAGAISGMISGALVVIIWIAWIKPLASINELFGMYEIIPGFLVSVIVTYIVSKLTASPGDFVIQDLAKVKQIVKEK, encoded by the coding sequence ATGCTATATTTGGGGACTGCACTAAATCAACAAGTTGATGCAAATTGGCAAACTTACATCATGATTGCCATTTACTTTATTATTTTGCTCATTATAGGGTTTTATGGCTATAAGCAAGCAACTGGTAATTTAAGTGAATTCATGTTGGGTGGTCGTAATATAGGACCATACATAACTGCACTATCCGCAGGAGCTTCTGATATGAGTGGTTGGATGATTATGGGACTACCAGGTTCTGTTTATAGTACTGGATTATCAGCTATTTGGATAACCATCGGTCTAACACTTGGGGCTTATATTAATTATTGGGTTGTAGCGCCTAGGCTAAGAGTTTATACAGAAATTGCAGGAGATGCCATTACACTCCCTGATTTCTTTAAGAACAGATTAAATGACCAACGAAATATTATTAAAATTATTTCAGGCTTAATTATCGTTATATTCTTCACTTTATACACACATTCTGGTTTTGTTTCTGGAGGTAAGTTATTTGAGAGTGCCTTTGGATTAGACTATCACTTTGGATTAATTCTCGTCGCCGTTATTGTTATTTTTTATACATTTTTTGGTGGATATTTAGCTGTATCCATTACAGACTTTTTCCAAGGTGTCATTATGTTAATCGCCATGGTTATGGTACCTATTGTAGCTATGATGCAATTAAATGGTTTAGATACTTTTAGTGAAGTAGCAGCAATGAAACCAACAAATATGGATTTATTTAGAGGCACGACATTAATTGGTATTATTTCTCTATTTTCGTGGGGACTCGGGTATTTCGGTCAACCTCATATTATTGTTAGGTTTATGTCTATTAAATCTCATAAATTATTGCCAAAAGCTAGACGCTTAGGAATTAGCTGGATGACAATAGGATTACTTGGTGCTGTTTGTGTAGGATTAACAGGTATTGCTTTTATATCTGAACGTCATATTAAAATGGAAGATCCAGAAACATTATTTATTATTATGAGTCAAATTCTATTCCACCCACTAGTTGGCGGATTTTTACTTGCAGCGATTCTAGCTGCTATTATGAGCACAATTTCATCTCAACTTTTAGTTACTTCAAGCTCATTAACTGAAGATTTTTATAAACTGATTCGTGGAGAAGAAAAGGCAGCAACACATCAAAAAGAATTTGTAATGGTAGGACGGTTATCTGTTTTAGTTGTGGCTATCGTAGCCATCGCAATTGCTTGGCATCCAAATGATACGATTCTCAATTTAGTTGGTAATGCTTGGGCAGGTTTTGGTGCCTCTTTTAGCCCATTAGTATTGTTCTCATTATATTGGAAAGGTTTGACGAGAGCTGGTGCTATTAGCGGTATGATTAGTGGCGCTTTAGTCGTGATTATATGGATAGCTTGGATTAAACCACTAGCTTCTATTAATGAATTATTCGGTATGTATGAAATCATTCCAGGTTTTCTTGTGAGTGTTATCGTGACATATATTGTAAGTAAATTAACAGCTTCACCTGGAGACTTTGTAATTCAAGACTTAGCTAAAGTAAAACAAATTGTCAAAGAAAAATAA
- the gatC gene encoding Asp-tRNA(Asn)/Glu-tRNA(Gln) amidotransferase subunit GatC, whose amino-acid sequence MTKVTREEVEHIANLARLQISPEETDEMANTLESILDFAKQNDSADTEGVEPTYHVLDLQNVLREDKAIEGIPQELALKNAKETENGQFKVPAIMNEEDA is encoded by the coding sequence ATGACTAAAGTAACACGCGAAGAAGTTGAACATATAGCTAATTTAGCCAGACTTCAAATTTCTCCTGAAGAAACGGATGAAATGGCCAATACGTTAGAGAGTATTTTAGATTTTGCTAAACAAAATGATAGTGCAGACACTGAAGGTGTTGAACCAACATATCACGTTTTAGATTTACAAAATGTATTACGTGAAGATAAAGCTATCGAGGGCATTCCTCAAGAATTAGCATTAAAAAATGCAAAAGAAACTGAAAATGGACAATTTAAAGTTCCAGCCATCATGAATGAGGAGGACGCTTAA
- the gatA gene encoding Asp-tRNA(Asn)/Glu-tRNA(Gln) amidotransferase subunit GatA, with translation MSIRYESVENLLTLIKNKEIKPSQIVSDIYDAIEETDPTIKSFLALDKENAMKKAQELDELQAKDQMEGKLFGIPMGIKDNIITKDLETTCASKMLEGFVPIYESTVMNKLHNENAVLIGKLNMDEFAMGGSTETSYFKKTVNPFDHTAVPGGSSGGSAAAVAAGLVPFSLGSDTGGSIRQPASYCGIVGMKPTYGRVSRFGLVAFASSLDQIGPLTRNVKDNALVLEAISGIDPNDSTSAPVDDVDFTSDIGKDIKGLKVALPKEYLGEGVSEDVKASVKNAVETLKSLGAEVEEVSLPNTKYGIPSYYVIASSEASANLARFDGIRYGYHSKEAQSLEELYKMSRSEGFGDEVKRRIFLGTFALSSGYYDAFYKKSQKVRTLIKNDFDKIFEKYDIVVGPTAPTTAFDLGDEIDDPLTMYANDLLTTPVNLAGLPGISVPCGQSNGRPIGLQFIGKPFDEKTLYRVAYQYETQFNLHDAYEKL, from the coding sequence ATGAGTATTCGCTATGAGTCTGTTGAGAATTTATTAACTTTAATTAAAAATAAAGAAATTAAACCATCACAAATTGTAAGTGATATTTATGATGCTATTGAAGAAACCGATCCTACAATCAAATCTTTCTTAGCATTAGATAAAGAAAATGCGATGAAAAAAGCACAAGAATTAGATGAATTACAAGCAAAAGACCAAATGGAAGGCAAATTGTTTGGTATCCCAATGGGAATTAAAGATAATATCATAACAAAAGATTTAGAAACAACATGTGCAAGTAAAATGTTGGAAGGTTTCGTACCTATCTATGAATCAACTGTTATGAATAAATTGCATAATGAAAACGCAGTCTTAATTGGTAAATTAAACATGGACGAATTTGCAATGGGTGGTTCTACTGAAACATCTTACTTTAAGAAAACAGTGAATCCATTTGATCATACTGCAGTCCCAGGTGGTTCTTCAGGTGGTTCGGCTGCCGCTGTAGCAGCAGGTTTAGTACCATTTAGTCTAGGATCAGATACTGGTGGCTCTATCCGTCAACCTGCATCTTATTGTGGTATCGTAGGTATGAAACCAACATATGGCCGTGTGTCACGTTTTGGCTTAGTAGCATTCGCTTCATCATTAGACCAAATTGGACCTTTAACTCGTAATGTTAAAGATAATGCATTAGTGTTAGAAGCTATTTCTGGTATAGATCCTAATGATTCAACAAGTGCTCCAGTGGATGATGTTGACTTTACTTCTGATATTGGGAAAGATATTAAAGGCTTAAAAGTAGCACTTCCTAAAGAATATTTAGGTGAAGGTGTTAGCGAAGATGTTAAAGCATCAGTAAAAAATGCGGTCGAAACATTAAAATCATTAGGTGCAGAAGTAGAAGAGGTATCATTACCTAATACGAAATATGGTATTCCATCATATTATGTTATTGCTTCATCAGAAGCATCAGCAAACTTAGCTCGTTTTGATGGTATCCGTTATGGTTATCATTCTAAAGAAGCACAATCACTTGAAGAACTTTATAAAATGTCTAGATCAGAAGGTTTCGGTGATGAAGTTAAGCGCCGTATCTTCTTAGGAACATTCGCTTTAAGTTCAGGTTATTATGATGCTTTTTATAAAAAATCACAAAAAGTTAGAACTTTAATCAAAAATGACTTTGATAAAATCTTTGAAAAATATGACATAGTTGTAGGTCCAACTGCACCCACAACTGCATTTGATTTAGGTGATGAGATTGATGATCCATTGACTATGTATGCCAATGACTTATTAACTACACCAGTTAACTTAGCAGGTTTACCAGGTATTTCTGTTCCTTGTGGACAATCAAACGGACGCCCAATTGGATTACAATTTATTGGTAAACCGTTCGATGAAAAGACGTTATATCGTGTTGCATATCAATATGAAACACAATTCAACCTACATGACGCTTATGAAAAATTATAA
- the gatB gene encoding Asp-tRNA(Asn)/Glu-tRNA(Gln) amidotransferase subunit GatB, with translation MHFETVIGLEVHVELKTDSKMFSPSPAHFGAEPNSNTNVIDLAYPGVLPVVNKRAVDWAMRASMALNMDIATNSKFDRKNYFYPDNPKAYQISQFDEPIGENGYIDIEVDGKTKRIGITRLHMEEDAGKSTHKDRYSLVDLNRQGTPLIEIVSEPDIRSPQEAYAYLEKLRSIIQYTGVSDCKMEEGSLRCDANISLRPYGQEEFGTKAELKNLNSFNYVRKGLEYEEKRQEEELLNGGEIGQETRRFDESTGKTILMRVKEGSDDYRYFPEPDIVPLYVDDEWKERVRQTIPELPDERKAKYVNDLGLPEYDAHVLTLTKEMSDFFEGAIEHGADVKLTSNWLMGGVNEYLNKNQVELQDTKLTPENLAGMIKLIEDGTMSSKIAKKVFPELAENGGDAKQIMEDKGLVQISDEATLLKFVNEALDNNPQSVEDYKNGKGKAMGFLVGQIMKASKGQANPQKVNQLLKQELDKR, from the coding sequence ATGCATTTTGAAACAGTTATCGGACTTGAAGTTCATGTTGAGCTAAAAACAGACTCAAAAATGTTCTCTCCATCACCTGCACATTTTGGAGCAGAACCTAACTCAAATACAAACGTAATTGACCTTGCGTATCCTGGCGTTTTACCTGTTGTTAATAAAAGAGCAGTAGACTGGGCAATGCGTGCGTCAATGGCCTTAAATATGGATATCGCTACAAATTCTAAATTTGACCGTAAAAACTACTTTTATCCAGATAATCCAAAAGCTTATCAAATTTCTCAATTTGATGAACCAATCGGTGAAAACGGATATATTGATATCGAAGTAGACGGCAAAACAAAACGTATTGGTATAACTCGTTTACACATGGAAGAAGATGCCGGAAAATCAACGCATAAAGATAGATATTCTTTAGTTGACTTAAACCGTCAAGGTACACCTTTAATTGAAATCGTATCTGAACCAGATATTCGTTCACCTCAAGAAGCGTATGCTTATTTAGAAAAATTACGCTCAATCATCCAATATACAGGCGTTTCAGATTGTAAAATGGAAGAAGGCTCATTACGTTGTGATGCCAATATTTCATTACGTCCATACGGTCAAGAAGAATTCGGTACAAAAGCTGAATTGAAAAACTTAAACTCATTTAACTATGTTCGTAAAGGCTTAGAATACGAAGAAAAACGCCAAGAAGAAGAATTATTAAATGGTGGAGAGATTGGCCAAGAAACACGTCGTTTTGATGAATCAACAGGTAAAACAATCTTAATGCGTGTTAAAGAAGGGTCTGACGACTATCGTTATTTCCCTGAGCCAGATATTGTACCTTTATATGTAGATGACGAATGGAAAGAACGTGTTCGTCAAACTATCCCAGAATTACCAGATGAACGTAAAGCGAAATATGTCAATGATCTAGGATTACCTGAATACGATGCACATGTTTTAACACTTACTAAAGAAATGTCTGATTTCTTCGAAGGTGCCATCGAACATGGTGCTGACGTGAAATTAACTTCTAACTGGTTAATGGGTGGCGTAAATGAATACTTGAATAAAAATCAAGTAGAATTACAAGATACTAAATTAACACCAGAAAACTTAGCAGGTATGATTAAATTAATCGAAGACGGTACAATGAGCAGTAAGATTGCTAAAAAAGTCTTCCCTGAATTAGCAGAAAATGGTGGAGATGCAAAACAAATTATGGAAGATAAAGGCTTAGTTCAAATTTCAGACGAAGCTACATTATTAAAATTTGTTAATGAAGCATTAGATAACAATCCACAATCCGTTGAAGATTATAAAAATGGTAAGGGTAAAGCAATGGGCTTCCTAGTTGGTCAAATTATGAAAGCTTCTAAAGGACAAGCAAACCCTCAAAAAGTAAACCAATTACTAAAACAAGAACTAGATAAAAGATAA
- a CDS encoding diacylglycerol kinase: MRKRARIIYNPTSGKELFKRMLPDVLIKLEKAGYETSAYATEREGDATLEAERALKQQYDILIVAGGDGTLNEVVNGIAEQPNRPKLGVIPMGTVNDFGRALHLPNDIMGALDVIIEGHSTKVDIGKMNNRYFINLAAGGQLTQVSYETPSKLKSIVGSFAYYIKGFEMLPQMKAVDLRIEYDDKVFQGEALLFLLGLTNSMAGFEKLVPDAKLDDGYYTLIIVEKANLAELGHIMTLASRGEHTKHPKVIYEKAKSINISSYTEMQLNVDGEYGGKLPANFLNLERHIDVFTPHDIHNEELLDQPTVTPQMKAEDYQQNSDEV, from the coding sequence ATGAGAAAACGAGCAAGAATTATTTATAACCCGACATCTGGTAAAGAGCTTTTTAAACGAATGTTACCTGATGTTTTAATTAAACTAGAAAAAGCTGGATATGAAACAAGTGCGTATGCTACAGAGCGTGAAGGTGATGCTACGCTAGAAGCAGAGCGAGCACTTAAACAACAATATGATATCTTAATCGTAGCGGGTGGCGACGGTACGCTAAATGAAGTAGTCAATGGGATTGCTGAGCAACCTAATCGACCGAAATTAGGTGTTATTCCAATGGGTACTGTTAATGACTTTGGACGTGCGTTGCATTTACCAAATGATATTATGGGTGCGCTGGATGTGATTATTGAAGGACACAGTACTAAAGTTGATATTGGTAAAATGAACAATCGTTACTTCATTAACTTAGCTGCGGGCGGTCAATTGACACAAGTCTCATATGAAACACCAAGTAAACTAAAATCTATCGTCGGATCATTTGCATATTACATTAAAGGATTTGAAATGTTGCCGCAAATGAAGGCTGTTGATTTGAGAATCGAATATGATGACAAAGTCTTTCAAGGAGAAGCATTGCTATTCTTACTAGGATTAACTAATTCTATGGCAGGTTTTGAAAAATTAGTACCAGACGCAAAGTTAGATGATGGTTACTATACATTAATAATAGTAGAAAAAGCTAACTTAGCAGAATTAGGTCATATCATGACATTAGCTTCGAGAGGCGAACATACTAAGCATCCAAAAGTGATATATGAAAAAGCAAAATCTATTAATATTTCATCATATACAGAAATGCAATTAAATGTTGATGGTGAATATGGCGGTAAATTACCAGCTAATTTCTTGAATTTAGAAAGACATATCGATGTATTTACACCTCATGATATTCATAATGAAGAATTACTTGACCAACCAACAGTAACACCACAGATGAAGGCTGAGGATTATCAACAAAATTCAGACGAAGTATAA
- the rlmD gene encoding 23S rRNA (uracil(1939)-C(5))-methyltransferase RlmD, whose amino-acid sequence METLKKNDVLTGQVVDLTHEGHAVVKIDRYPIFIPNALIDETIEYKVIKVKKNFAIGKLIKVITESDERVEPPCIYYYKCGGCQLQHMSYQAQLNMKKEQVVNLFHRKSNFTNTVIKDTVGMEEPWRYRNKSQIPVGLSKDQLPIMGFYRQRSHDIIDMDSCLIQDQQHQQVMNDVKQLISDLNISVYNEKTKKGLLRHLVVRTGHYTNQLMIILVTNGKAFKQAQVMVDALVRKYPNVTSIKQNINDAHSNVIMGHQSITLYGEEEIKDQLNEVTFNISDQSFYQINSHQTEKLYQQALDYAQLTGNEIVLDTYCGIGTIGLYMAENAKHVYGVEVVSSAIKDAKQNATINQFENTTFVCGKAEEVILEWKSEGIRPDVVMVDPPRKGCDETFLETILELNPKRIVYISCNPSTQQRDAHILSRQYELKEITPVDMFPQTTHIETVALFERK is encoded by the coding sequence GTGGAAACATTAAAGAAAAATGATGTACTAACAGGACAAGTCGTAGACTTAACACATGAAGGCCATGCTGTTGTGAAAATTGATAGATATCCAATATTTATCCCAAATGCGTTAATAGATGAGACGATTGAATATAAAGTTATTAAAGTAAAAAAGAACTTTGCGATTGGAAAATTAATAAAAGTGATTACTGAAAGTGATGAACGAGTGGAGCCGCCATGCATATATTATTATAAATGTGGTGGATGCCAACTACAGCATATGTCTTATCAAGCACAACTCAATATGAAAAAAGAACAGGTGGTTAATTTATTTCATAGAAAATCCAATTTTACCAATACAGTAATTAAAGATACTGTTGGCATGGAAGAGCCATGGAGATATAGAAATAAATCACAAATTCCCGTTGGTTTAAGTAAGGATCAGTTACCAATCATGGGATTTTATCGTCAACGAAGCCACGACATCATAGATATGGATAGTTGTTTAATTCAAGATCAACAACATCAACAAGTGATGAACGATGTTAAACAACTTATATCAGATTTAAATATAAGCGTTTATAATGAAAAAACTAAAAAAGGACTACTTCGTCATTTAGTAGTGAGAACAGGTCACTATACGAATCAATTAATGATTATACTTGTGACGAATGGAAAGGCATTCAAACAAGCTCAAGTTATGGTTGATGCACTAGTTCGAAAATATCCTAATGTCACTAGTATTAAACAAAATATTAATGATGCACATTCAAATGTGATTATGGGTCATCAATCTATCACGCTTTATGGTGAAGAAGAAATCAAAGATCAACTAAATGAAGTCACCTTCAATATTAGCGATCAATCATTCTATCAAATCAATTCACATCAAACAGAAAAATTATATCAACAAGCATTAGATTATGCTCAATTAACAGGCAATGAAATTGTTCTTGATACATATTGTGGTATCGGTACAATAGGTTTGTATATGGCTGAAAATGCGAAACACGTTTATGGTGTCGAAGTAGTTTCTTCTGCGATTAAAGACGCAAAACAAAATGCGACTATAAACCAATTCGAAAATACGACTTTTGTCTGTGGGAAAGCTGAAGAAGTTATTCTAGAATGGAAATCAGAAGGAATAAGACCAGATGTTGTCATGGTCGATCCGCCAAGAAAGGGTTGCGATGAAACGTTCTTAGAAACAATATTAGAACTTAATCCAAAACGTATTGTATATATATCATGTAATCCGTCTACACAACAACGTGACGCACATATACTTAGTCGTCAATATGAATTAAAAGAAATTACGCCTGTTGATATGTTCCCGCAAACAACGCATATCGAAACTGTGGCATTATTTGAAAGAAAATAA
- a CDS encoding DUF3267 domain-containing protein, with amino-acid sequence MHKINLFPHKINIRRFVLMQIVLIMFVILFTYKWAYTVTHIIEQNIILNLVYGFAGFLVLLILHEMIHRVLFILFSKGEKPKMKYKKGTMLLQFTETCFNRWQFSTIMLAPLVLISSLLLVLIKTFAYSSLIFMFSIHIGYCVLDILLVSLALASNFKYIQKYDEGLYLYQQKPSQMNHE; translated from the coding sequence GTGCATAAAATTAATTTGTTTCCTCATAAAATTAATATTCGTCGCTTTGTATTAATGCAGATTGTTTTAATTATGTTTGTCATATTATTTACATATAAATGGGCTTACACGGTGACACATATTATCGAACAAAATATTATATTGAACTTAGTTTATGGTTTCGCTGGATTTTTAGTTTTATTAATTCTCCATGAGATGATACATCGAGTATTATTTATATTATTTTCTAAAGGTGAAAAGCCTAAAATGAAATATAAAAAGGGAACAATGTTACTACAATTTACTGAAACTTGCTTTAACAGATGGCAATTTAGCACAATCATGTTAGCGCCTCTTGTGTTAATAAGTTCGCTTTTACTTGTACTAATCAAAACTTTTGCATATTCATCGTTGATATTTATGTTTAGTATTCATATTGGTTATTGTGTGCTTGATATTTTATTAGTGTCTTTAGCACTTGCTAGTAATTTTAAATATATTCAAAAATATGATGAAGGATTATATTTATATCAACAAAAGCCAAGTCAAATGAATCATGAATAA
- the dinB gene encoding DNA polymerase IV has protein sequence MEERRIIHIDMDYFFAQVEMRDNPKLKGKPVIVGGKASNRGVVSTASYEARKYGVHSAMPMSQAHKLCPNGYYVTSRFDAYREASQKIMDIFRSYTEIVEPLSLDEAYLDITHLVRPDLPASKIANFIRRDILEQTELTASAGVSYNKFLAKLASGMNKPNGLTVIDYNNVHDILMGLDIGEFPGVGKASEKVMHDNQIFNGQDLYNKDEFELIRLFGKRGRGLYNKARGIDHNEVKSTRIRKSVGTERTFATDVNDDDEILRKVWELSGKTAERLNKLQKSGKTVTVKIKTYQFETLSKQTSLRDPVNSETDIYNIAYSLYTDLKDPEVPIRLIGVTVGNLEQSAYRNMTIYDFI, from the coding sequence ATGGAAGAAAGAAGAATTATTCACATTGACATGGATTACTTTTTTGCGCAAGTGGAAATGAGAGATAATCCGAAACTAAAAGGAAAGCCGGTTATTGTTGGAGGAAAGGCAAGTAACAGGGGTGTCGTATCAACGGCATCATATGAAGCTAGAAAGTATGGTGTGCATTCAGCCATGCCTATGTCGCAAGCACATAAATTATGTCCTAATGGTTATTACGTAACGAGCCGATTTGATGCTTATAGAGAAGCTTCTCAAAAAATTATGGATATATTTCGGAGTTATACTGAAATTGTAGAACCTTTATCTTTAGACGAAGCTTATTTAGATATTACACATTTAGTGAGACCTGATTTACCAGCTTCTAAAATAGCCAATTTTATTCGAAGAGATATATTAGAACAAACTGAATTAACAGCCTCTGCAGGAGTGTCTTATAATAAATTTTTAGCCAAATTAGCGAGCGGTATGAATAAACCTAATGGCCTTACAGTAATAGATTATAATAATGTGCATGACATTTTAATGGGTTTGGATATTGGTGAATTTCCAGGTGTTGGAAAAGCATCTGAGAAAGTCATGCATGATAATCAAATTTTTAACGGTCAAGATTTATATAATAAGGATGAATTTGAGTTAATACGTTTGTTTGGAAAAAGGGGTAGGGGTTTATACAATAAAGCAAGAGGTATCGATCATAATGAGGTAAAATCGACCCGTATACGTAAATCTGTAGGAACAGAACGTACTTTTGCGACAGATGTAAATGATGATGACGAGATATTAAGAAAGGTTTGGGAATTATCTGGAAAAACGGCTGAAAGATTAAATAAATTACAAAAATCAGGTAAAACGGTTACTGTTAAAATTAAGACGTATCAATTTGAGACGTTATCAAAGCAAACCAGTTTAAGAGATCCAGTTAATTCAGAAACAGATATTTATAATATTGCCTACTCACTTTATACTGATTTGAAAGATCCTGAAGTGCCTATACGATTAATAGGTGTTACAGTAGGTAACCTAGAACAATCAGCATACCGTAATATGACTATATATGACTTTATATAA
- a CDS encoding 3'-5' exonuclease, with translation MSENAFVALDFETANGKRTSICSVGMVKVIDNQITETFHTLVNPNDYFSEQNINVHGIYPEDVASSPNFSYVFPYMMQFIDQLPVVAHNAAFDMNVLHQSIQDIGLETPHLTYFCSYQLAKRTVQSHRYGLKHMMDFYQLDFHGHHDALNDAKACAMITYRLLKHYDDLHSMLNIYGKDLKDKG, from the coding sequence ATGAGTGAGAATGCATTTGTTGCACTAGACTTTGAAACTGCTAACGGTAAACGTACTAGCATTTGTTCAGTAGGTATGGTTAAAGTAATAGATAACCAAATTACAGAAACCTTTCATACTTTGGTCAATCCGAATGATTATTTCTCTGAACAAAATATTAATGTGCATGGTATATACCCAGAAGATGTGGCATCTTCTCCAAATTTTTCATATGTATTTCCCTATATGATGCAGTTTATCGATCAACTTCCAGTCGTTGCACATAATGCTGCATTTGATATGAATGTACTCCATCAAAGTATTCAGGACATTGGACTTGAAACTCCTCATCTAACATATTTTTGTTCATATCAATTGGCTAAGCGAACAGTTCAATCACATCGCTATGGCTTAAAGCATATGATGGACTTTTATCAACTTGATTTTCATGGGCATCATGACGCACTAAATGATGCGAAAGCTTGTGCAATGATCACATATAGATTATTAAAACATTATGATGATTTACATAGCATGTTAAATATCTATGGCAAAGATTTAAAAGATAAAGGCTAA
- the ftnA gene encoding H-type ferritin FtnA produces the protein MLNKELLEALNEQMNHEYFAAHAYMAMASYCDSQSYEGFANFYIQQAKEERFHGKKIYDYINDRGGHAKFTALPAPKVDFNSILETFKDGLAQEQDVTKRFYNLSEIAHKDKDYATISFLNWFLDEQVEEESMFETHIDYLNRIGDDCNTLYLYEKELATRTFDEE, from the coding sequence ATGTTAAATAAAGAATTATTAGAAGCATTAAATGAACAAATGAATCACGAGTATTTTGCTGCTCACGCATATATGGCAATGGCATCTTATTGCGATTCTCAATCATACGAAGGATTTGCAAACTTCTACATTCAACAAGCTAAAGAAGAAAGATTCCATGGTAAAAAAATCTATGATTATATTAATGACCGTGGTGGCCATGCGAAATTCACAGCATTACCAGCACCAAAAGTAGACTTTAATTCTATTTTAGAAACATTCAAAGACGGTCTAGCTCAAGAACAAGATGTAACAAAACGTTTCTACAATCTATCAGAAATCGCACATAAAGATAAAGATTACGCAACAATCTCTTTCTTAAATTGGTTCTTAGATGAACAAGTTGAGGAAGAATCAATGTTCGAAACTCATATCGATTACCTAAACCGTATTGGTGATGACTGCAATACGCTATATTTATATGAAAAAGAATTAGCTACTCGTACATTTGACGAAGAATAA